The genomic interval CGTGTTGCACATGGGACACATCCTCAACAATACCTTGCAGGATGTGCTGGTACGGCGCGCCCGTATGCAGGGCAAAAATGCTTTGTGGCTGCCTGGCACCGACCACGCTTCTATTGCCACCGAGGCCAAAGTAGTGGCGCATCTTAAAGAAAAAAATATCGACAAAAAGGATCTGAGCCGCAGCGAGTTTCTGGAACATGCCTGGGAATGGAAAGAAAAACACGGAGGAATCATCCTCGAACAACTCAAAAAACTCGGAGCCTCCTGCGATTGGGAACGAACCCGTTTCACCATGGACGAGAGCATGTACGAGTCGGTGATTGATGTTTTTATCGATTTGTACAACAAAGGATTGATTTATCGTGGCGTGCGCATGGTAAACTGGGACCCTGCCGCCCTCACAGCACTTTCCGACGAAGAGGTGGTGTATCAGGAAGAAAATTCCAAACTTTATTACGTAAGATATCAAGTCGAAAATGAAGACAATCAGTGGGTGACCATCGCTACCACGCGGCCTGAAACGATTTTGGGCGATACGGCTGTTTGTGTAAATCCCGGCGACAAACGATTTACAAGTCTGGCCGGAAAACGTGTCCTGGTTCCGCTCCTCAACCGTCCGGTACCCATTATTCAAGATGAGTATGTCGATATGGAATTTGGTACCGGATGCCTCAAGATTACTCCGGCGCATGATCTCAACGATTATGAAATCGGAATCCGGCACAAGCTCGACAGTATCGATATTTTCAACGACAATGGCACCCTCAACGAAGCTGCTCAGCTTTATGTGGGCGAAGATCGCGATGTGGTGCGCCGCAAAATTGTGAAAGATCTCGATGCAGCAGGCAATCTTGTAAAAGTAGAAGATTACCAAAACAAAGTTGGATATTCCGAACGCACGCATGTGCCCATCGAGCCTAAGCTTTCGCTGCAGTGGTTTCTGAAGATGTCGGAGCTGGCTGGCCCGGCGCTGGAAGTGGTGATGGACGATACCGTTGCTTTTCATCCACGTAAGTTTAAAAATACTTATCGCCACTGGATGGAAAATGTGCGCGACTGGTGTATTTCGCGGCAGCTTTGGTGGGGACAGCGCATTCCCGTTTATTACCTGCCCAATCGCGAAATGGTTGTGGCTAAGTCGGCTGAAGAAGCCTTGCAAAAAGCGCGTGCGCAATATCCCGAACTCGAAAATCTTACCCTCGACGATGTTAAGCAAGATGAAGATGTGCTCGATACCTGGTTTTCGTCGTGGCTGTGGCCTATTTCGGTTTTCGATGGAATTCGCCATCCCGATAATCCCGACATCAATTATTATTATCCTACCAACGACCTGGTCACGGCACCTGAAATTTTGTTTTTCTGGGTGGCCCGCATGATCATGGCCGGACTGGAGTACCGCAGTGAGATACCTTTTAAAAACGTTTACCTTACGGGAATTGTGCGCGACAAGCAAGGACGCAAAATGTCCAAGTCTCTGGGTAACTCACCCGATCCGGTGGAGATGATGAAGCAATATGGCGCCGACGGAACGCGTGTGGGAATGTTGTTTACTTCACCTGCAGGCAATGATTTGCCTTTTGATGTTTCGCTTTGTGAGCAGGGCCGTAATTTTAGTAATAAAATCTGGAACGCGATGCGTTTGGTAAAAGGCTGGGAAATAGACAGCAATATACCGCAGCCTGAAAACAGTGCCATTGCCGCCGATTGGTTCGAGGCGCAATTTAACGATGCGCTAAAAACCATCGATGAGCATTATGCCAAATACCGCATTTCGGATGCCTTGATGGCTACTTATAAACTTGTTTGGGACGATTTCTGTTCGTGGTATCTCGAGATGATCAAGCCTGCATATCAACAACCTGTCGATGCAATTACTTACGAGCGAACGATAAATATTTTCGAAAACCTGATGAAGGTGTTGCATCCTTTTATGCCATTTCTTACCGAGGAGGTGTGGCACCTGCTGGCTGATCGTGCCGATGAAGATTGCATTATTATAGCGTCCTGGCCTGAGCAACAGCGTATTCATCACAAAATTCTCGAGCAATTCGATTTTGCCAAAGAGGTTGTGAATGCAGCCAGAAATGTAAGAGCTGCTCGCAACATCCCGCAGAAGGAATCTCTGGAGTTTTATATCAAAAAGAATCTCGACCAGCAGCCTGATACTACTTTTGATGGATTGATAGCCAAACTTTGCAATCTGCGAAAGCTTGAATATGTGGATGAAAAAGTTGATAATGCGCTTTCGTTTGTGGTGCGTTCCACCGAATTCTATATTCCGCTCACAGAAACTGTGGATGTGGAAGGTGAGATAAAGAAGTTGCGAGATGAACTAACATACACGCAAGGTTTTCACAATTCGGTGAAGAAGAAACTCTCCAACGAGCGCTTCGTAAATAATGCACCGGAGGCGGTGGTTGCCGGCGAACGCAAGAAGCTATTGGATGCCGAAAATAAGATTAAGGTTATCACCGATCAGATTGCTGCGCTGCAAGGATGAGATTAAATTCCAAAATCCAATGAAGTAAAATCCAAATAAATCTCAATAGCTAAAATTCAAAATTCCAAACACTCGTGTTTGGAATTTTTGTTTGTAGTTTGAATTAGTGGCTTTTTATTCTATTCTGAAAAGATGTACTGCAACATGTTGGCACCCATTTTCAAAGCTTTTAGCCGGGTTTCTTCCGAGTCTTTGTGTACTTCGTAATCCTCCCACCCGTTTCCCAGATCGGTTTCATAGGTATAATAACAAACCAGGCGTCCTTCCCATATCAGCCCAAATCCCTGTGATGGTTTGCCATCATGTTCATGTATTTTGGGTGGGCCGCTGGTGAAATGAAATTTTTGGTGATAAATAGGGTGGTCGAAAGGTAACTCCACAAAATCGAGTTCCGGGAAAACCTTTTTCATCTGCGGACGAATGAATTTATCCAGACCATAATTATCGTCGATATGCAAAAAGCCTCCGGCCAGCAAATACTCCCGGAGGTTGCGTGCTTCTTGTGTGGAGAACACCACGTTACCGTGTCCGGTGAGATGAACAAAAGGATAATTGAATATATCGGTGCTGCCTACCTCTACAGTTGCCGGCTCACTGTTGATGGTGGTTTTTAGCTGCTTATTAGCAAAAGCTATCAGGTTTGGCAGCGAGGTGGGGTTGGCATACCAATCGCCGCCACCTTTGTATTTTAGCAATGCGATCTGCACGCCGCCTTTGGGTATGGCGGCTGTCGTCAGAATCGCAGCAATAACGAGTAAGGCAAATATTTTTTTCATAATCAGATATTATCGACTTTTAAGCGCCAGTGTATGGCAGGCTACAAGTGCAGCAGTTTCCGTTCTTAAACGATTTTCGCCCAAACTTATTGGTTCAAATCCATGGCGCTGCGCCATTGTGATTTCTTCGCTGCTAAAATCGCCCTCCGGACCAATCAGCACCACCACATCCCTGCCCGGTTCTGCAATATCGAATAACGGCTTGTGGGCTTGATCGCTCATGTATGCAATCAGCTTTTGGGTGGTGTCCTTTTGTTGACCGACGAAACTATTGTATGCGGTAAGCTCTTTGAGCACCGGCAACCAGGTTTGTTGCGATTGTTTGATGGCGGCAACCAGAATTTTGTGCAGACGCTCGGGGTTAATCCTTACCCGTTCCGAATGTTGACATTGCAATGGCGTAATAATGCCGATGCCAATCTCAGTAGCTTTTTCGAGAAACCATTCAAATCGTGCCATGTTTTTGGTAGGAGCTACCGCAATGTTATTATGCCGGTGGGGAGGCGTCGGAACAAGCTCCTTTTCGATAACTTCGAAACGGCACTCCCGTATATTATTGTCGAGTAACCTGCAAGTAAAACGATGCCCGATACCATCGGTAAAAATCACACGATCGTCAGGTACCAACCTCAGGACGCGACTGATGTGACGCGACTCCTCAGCGTCGGTAGTAAATTGATCGCCATCGATTGTCGTCGAATAAAACCAGTGCATCTCCTTATTATTAATTTGAAACAATAAAAAAACCTGCTCCGGTTACAGAGCAGGTTTTTTTGATGAACTTTAAGATCATTATTCGAGAATAACTTTCTGAATACGTGTAGATTCTTCGTTGACAAGCTGCACAAAGTAGATTCCTTTGGGCTGTGTCGAAAGATTGATGGTAGTGCTCTCGGCAATTACACCACGATAAATCACCTGACCTTTTACGTTGGTAATAGTGAGGGTAGCATTTTTGTCGAGACCTTTTATCGTTAACTGGCCAGTGGTTGGGTTAGGATAAATGGCTACTGATTCCAAAGTCTTCTCTCCAATAGCTACCGCGCTCAGTTTCATTTCACTGATCATCGACAAGCCTTCGACGGCGAAAAGTCCGTTGTGGTGGGGCATGGAGGTGTTGTATGTAACTGTAGCTACAAACTCCTGCTCGGTAGAAGGTCGATACAGTCGATAGCTCATCAGTTCGCCCTCAGTCAGTCCATCTACTACGTTAGGTGTTAATATCATTTCATCACCAAAGGCCAAAAGCAGGATGTTGTTGTCTTGAGTAGTAACTTCCAAGAAACCAACACATAATCCTTCTGTATTGAAAACACCGATTTGGTCATCAAGTTCAAGCGATTCAAGCACTGTAGCCTCGATAGATATAAAATGAGAAATACCCGTATTTTCAACTTCGTTCCAAGTAAGATTTTCACCTTTGTATGGTTTTGTTGCACCTGACGATTTTGATGATTTTGCATCAAATGGTGGATAGGTATAGGTGTCTGCATTGTACATATTAAGCAGGTAAGCCTCATCGGGTTTCAGGTTGAGAAGTGTATAAATGCCACCATTTGGCCACCATGTGTCAGTTGTGAATATATTGTGTAAAAATAACAGGTTTGAGCCAACGGCATCAGCAAAATCGGATGTAGCTACTTCGTAGGGAACCCTTACCGGGAGGTAACTGGAACCCTTGGGGATATTCACAGTTTTGTTGGTAGTTTCGATTCCTGTAACAATGCAGCTATCTTTGACTATCATTTTTGATTTGTAGCCTAAGATGGGTGTAATGTCACCAATGGTATTGATGTTTTGGGGAACCCACCAGACACCAAGCGGCGGCTGCTGACGGACGGTGATGATCATGTTCTCAGAAAGACCTGCTAATACATCCTCAATAGCTGTGCTGGGTGCCGGTTCCATGTAGATTGAGAATCCACTCCAGTCTTTCTGGATAGTCAGACATTGTACCTGAGTGATGTTAATGTTGATGTTGCCAAACTCACCATTTTCACCACCAACGGCAATGTAATAGACACCGGCTTCCAGGTCGCAGAAACCAGATGCTGCCGCACCATTATTACAACCATCATAGGCAAAGCCGATAGCTCCATCAGGAATCACGGCAGGGAAGTTAGGTACATTTTCGCAATCATCATACAAAGCGATGTAGGTGTCAAAATCAGAACCGCAGGTAGAAACAAAGATGTCCATGTCGTTCAGGAGTTCAACAGTGAACCACTGCAGTTGTTCTGCTACAAGTGTTTCAGCATCCACTGCAGGATCGTTGGGGACACCGTAATCTATAGCATCACCGCATCCGCTAACTACTTCTACACAAACTGTGTCCGAAGGTGCAGATTCTGTTCCGTCAAGCATGATCTGAGTTACATAGTAGCACCAGTTGCCATCATGGATTACGTCGAACATTCCTGTTTCGGGGGTGCCTTTGAGCAACCAGATAAATTCGTATCC from Bacteroidales bacterium carries:
- a CDS encoding RsmE family RNA methyltransferase encodes the protein MHWFYSTTIDGDQFTTDAEESRHISRVLRLVPDDRVIFTDGIGHRFTCRLLDNNIRECRFEVIEKELVPTPPHRHNNIAVAPTKNMARFEWFLEKATEIGIGIITPLQCQHSERVRINPERLHKILVAAIKQSQQTWLPVLKELTAYNSFVGQQKDTTQKLIAYMSDQAHKPLFDIAEPGRDVVVLIGPEGDFSSEEITMAQRHGFEPISLGENRLRTETAALVACHTLALKSR
- a CDS encoding valine--tRNA ligase, translated to MQIPSKYDPSLTEDKWYQCWMEKGYFRSVPDDREPFCIVIPPPNVTGVLHMGHILNNTLQDVLVRRARMQGKNALWLPGTDHASIATEAKVVAHLKEKNIDKKDLSRSEFLEHAWEWKEKHGGIILEQLKKLGASCDWERTRFTMDESMYESVIDVFIDLYNKGLIYRGVRMVNWDPAALTALSDEEVVYQEENSKLYYVRYQVENEDNQWVTIATTRPETILGDTAVCVNPGDKRFTSLAGKRVLVPLLNRPVPIIQDEYVDMEFGTGCLKITPAHDLNDYEIGIRHKLDSIDIFNDNGTLNEAAQLYVGEDRDVVRRKIVKDLDAAGNLVKVEDYQNKVGYSERTHVPIEPKLSLQWFLKMSELAGPALEVVMDDTVAFHPRKFKNTYRHWMENVRDWCISRQLWWGQRIPVYYLPNREMVVAKSAEEALQKARAQYPELENLTLDDVKQDEDVLDTWFSSWLWPISVFDGIRHPDNPDINYYYPTNDLVTAPEILFFWVARMIMAGLEYRSEIPFKNVYLTGIVRDKQGRKMSKSLGNSPDPVEMMKQYGADGTRVGMLFTSPAGNDLPFDVSLCEQGRNFSNKIWNAMRLVKGWEIDSNIPQPENSAIAADWFEAQFNDALKTIDEHYAKYRISDALMATYKLVWDDFCSWYLEMIKPAYQQPVDAITYERTINIFENLMKVLHPFMPFLTEEVWHLLADRADEDCIIIASWPEQQRIHHKILEQFDFAKEVVNAARNVRAARNIPQKESLEFYIKKNLDQQPDTTFDGLIAKLCNLRKLEYVDEKVDNALSFVVRSTEFYIPLTETVDVEGEIKKLRDELTYTQGFHNSVKKKLSNERFVNNAPEAVVAGERKKLLDAENKIKVITDQIAALQG
- a CDS encoding DUF4159 domain-containing protein, producing the protein MKKIFALLVIAAILTTAAIPKGGVQIALLKYKGGGDWYANPTSLPNLIAFANKQLKTTINSEPATVEVGSTDIFNYPFVHLTGHGNVVFSTQEARNLREYLLAGGFLHIDDNYGLDKFIRPQMKKVFPELDFVELPFDHPIYHQKFHFTSGPPKIHEHDGKPSQGFGLIWEGRLVCYYTYETDLGNGWEDYEVHKDSEETRLKALKMGANMLQYIFSE